From Bombus huntii isolate Logan2020A chromosome 4, iyBomHunt1.1, whole genome shotgun sequence, one genomic window encodes:
- the LOC126864743 gene encoding carbohydrate-responsive element-binding protein isoform X9, producing the protein MFYRNKILGWTNKDGTEMKMAVSFQMESMDVLDWGNGLGISGNYGVGTGSTHGGTSGTPGGESMMVDEDYMELMTDTLFSTISSNQPIYFPDPREIARGASLADFIQPSLGPLQPNLDDFMDTLEPLQEFLNSKLPPVPEEDDMFRNSTLNTNYPDLDLMTPMNQINELSQESAAKNEQASQQPALAQNEQGGTIQNLQYTAKIYTQPQPEPTNAFRNNITLSENYSTIQQSYEPAATSQPVREKSRPSRVSSRNSRVIQQPQQQRTSTYQRTAQQQNSAYQQQQASQQQPYAMEIQSVQLTPVQNQVQMPALNDQSAHANQIPPIAAHVQNLVTVQQTFGQTNSTVSTQHRSIRPLPPVAPISSKPYKVVQPQQCYKFPTLPQNFNAQQCKFNTNNFKTHPPQQVVSVSTEQPSQSPILLQCRPSGLDLTTPTVQPTKLLPQPAASNSEKEEVFAVPKYQMKARNRSRSSSSLTASRIHPPPLVSAASDPALNLNNNVLLAQLLTNNTSGVHTMNMTADNVMPTVTQTTTTMKHILPMFPPSASPTQVTTTHHITTPVTVQTMQTSTIQVQPQQQAMQQTTCSQQMLLNTNTQAHQSQNSPGSPKDSSNAHSPQGLNLSPLHSPMSIGSPLSPSRGYIKGESERGQYKEQRRVGHIHAEQKRRYNIKNGFDMLHSLIPQLNQNPNTKMSKAAMLQKGADYIRQLRAERNQLKEEMDTLRHQIECLNTSISNCQSMLPATGAPISRHRTSKMKEMFDEYVRTRTRENWKFWIFSVLLEPLMISFNTSVSTASIEDLYRSTILWVEQHCSLVDLRPAVLNSLRYLCTATDILSDPGRLPEEALAAVNRTERRRSTQ; encoded by the exons ATGTTCTATCGGAACAAAATCCTTGGCTGGACGAACAAGGATGGCACCGAGATG AAAATGGCGGTATCGTTTCAGATGGAATCGATGGACGTGTTAGATTGGGGCAATGGATTGGGGATCTCGGGCAACTATGGAGTAGGTACAGGCAGCACACACGGTGGGACCAGTGGGACTCCAGGAGGAGAGAGTATGATGGTTGATGAAGATTACATGGAGCTCATGACTGATACGTTATTTTCGACAATCAGTTCAAATCAACCAATATACTTTCCCGATCCGAGAGAAATTG CGCGTGGAGCTAGTCTGGCGGATTTTATACAACCCAGCTTGGGACCGCTCCAGCCAAATTTAGATGATTTTATGGACACTCTTGAACCGTTGCAAG aatttttaaattcgaagttGCCCCCTGTCCCGGAAGAGGACGACATGTTTCGAAATAGTACCTTGAACACGAACTATCCTGATCTCGACTTAATGACGCCTATGAATCAGATAAACGAGCTGAGCCAAGAATCAGCAGCGAAGAACGAGCAAGCTTCACAGCAGCCAGCGTTAGCACAGAACGAACAAGGAGGTACTATACAGAATCTGCAATACActgcaaaaatatatactcAACCTCAGCCAGAGCCAACGAATGCGTTCAGGAATAATAT AACTCTGAGTGAGAATTATAGTACCATACAACAAAGTTATGAACCCGCTGCAACCAGTCAACCTGTCAGGGAAAAAAGTCGACCAAGTAGAGTTTCTTCGAGGAATAGTCGAGTGATCCAGCAACCTCAACAACAACGGACATCAACGTATCAACGAACAGCGCAACAACAAAATTCAGCGTACCAACAACAACAAGCTTCGCAGCAACAACCTTACGCCATGGAGATCCAATCCGTTCAACTAACACCGGTTCAAAATCAAGTGCAGATGCCAGCGTTGAACGACCAGTCTGCTCATGCGAATCAAATCCCGCCTATCGCTGCTCATGTTCAAAATCTGGTGACGGTACAGCAAACTTTTGGACAAACGAATTCTACAGTGTCGACGCAACACAGGAGCATCAGGCCTCTACCACCGGTCGCGCCGATCTCGTCAAAACCGTACAAAGTCGTTCAACCGCAACAGTGTTATAAGTTTCCCACACTTCCGCAAAACTTTAATGCGCAGCAATGCAAATTCAACACTAATAATTTCAAG ACACACCCACCACAACAAGTCGTATCGGTTTCCACGGAGCAACCGTCGCAATCACCGATACTGTTACAGTGCAGACCCTCCGGTTTGGATCTCACCACGCCGACCGTACAACCTACGAAATTGTTACCGCAACCTGCCGCGTCCAATTCGGAGAAAGAGGAAGTTTTTGCCGTACCCAAG TATCAGATGAAAGCAAGGAATAGGTCTCGAAGTAGTTCGTCCTTAACCGCATCAAGAATCCATCCGCCACCATTAGTATCAGCGGCGAGCGATCCCGCTCTAAATCTAAATAACAATGTTTTGCTCGCACAGTTACTCACGAATA ACACATCTGGTGTACACACAATGAATATGACGGCTGATAATGTAATGCCGACAGTGACCCAAACAACTACTACTATGAAACACATCTTACCTATGTTTCCACCTTCAGCTTCGCCTACGCAGGTAACAACTACCCACCATATTACCACGCCGGTCACTGTCCAAACTATGCAAACATCTACGATCCAAGTGCAACCGCAACAAcag GCAATGCAACAGACTACTTGCAGCCAACAAATGCTATTAAATACAAACACCCAAGCGCATCAGTCACAAAATAGTCCCGGGTCACCAAAGGATAGTTCTAACGCACACAGTCCTCAAGGGTTAAACCTCAGTCCTTTGCACAGTCCGATGAGTATAGGAAGCCCATTGTCACCGAGTAGAGGTTACATAAAAGGTGAATCAGAACGGGGACAATACAAAGAACAAAGACGAGTCGGGCACATTCATGCGGAACAAAAACGtagatataatattaaaaatggaTTTGACATGCTGCACAGTTTGATACCGCAGCTTAATCAAAATCCGAACACGAAGATGAGCAAAGCCGCTATGCTGCAAAAAGGAGCAGATTATATCAGGCAGTTAAGGGCGGAGAGGAATCAGTTGAAGGAGGAGATGGATACTTTAAGACATCAAATCGAGTGCCTTAATACGTCTATTAG TAATTGTCAATCCATGCTTCCTGCAACGGGTGCTCCAATTTCTAGACACAGAACTAGTAAAATGAAGGAGATGTTCGATGAGTATGTACGCACGCGTACACGGGagaattggaaattttggaTC TTCAGTGTATTGCTTGAGCCTCTAATGATTTCTTTCAATACCTCGGTATCCACCGCGAGTATCGAAGATCTATACAGAAGTACAATATTGTGGGTCGAGCAACATTGCTCACTCGTTGATCTCAGACCAG CCGTTCTGAACTCCCTAAGATATCTGTGTACTGCCACTGATATTCTATCAGATCCTGGTCGCCTGCCCGAAGAAGCACTCGCAGCAGTTAATCGTACGGAACGGCGACGATCAACTCAGTGA